A section of the Prochlorococcus marinus XMU1402 genome encodes:
- the dnaK gene encoding molecular chaperone DnaK has protein sequence MGQIVGIDLGTTNSVVGVIEAGRPIVIANSEGSRTTPSIIGFTKDKEIVIGDQARRQLVLNPKNTFYNLKRFIGSEWDELDDTSISVPYNVKANDTGSVRVLSPNTEREYAPEELVSSLIRKLINDAETYLGDTVDSAVITVPAYFNESQRQATKDSAILAGIKVDRILNEPTAAALAYGFEKSSSNNVLVFDLGGGTFDVSLLKISNGVFDVKATCGDTQLGGNNFDTKIVDWLAEKFLAMHDIDLRRDRQALQRLTEAAEKAKCELSGLLKTKISLPFITTTKEGPLHIEEILDRKIFESLSQDLLDRLLEPVQIALEDSGWNAEDIDEVVLVGGSTRIPMVQQLVKTLVPNDPCQSVNPDEVVAIGAAIQSGIISGDLQDLLLNDVTPLSLGLETIGGLMKVLIPRNTPIPVRQSDVFSTSEANQSSVVVQVRQGERPLASENKSLGKFRLSGIPPAPRGIPQVQVAFDIDANGLLEVSATDRTTGRKQTVSISGGSNLNEQEINSIIEEAKSKANDDRKKRSVIDRKNSALTLIAQAERRLRDASLEFGPYGAERQQRAVEQAIQDVEDYMNDDDPQELEISVSALQEALFGLNRKFASERKNDNNPLQSIKNTFGSLKDELFSDEYWDDDPWDNQMNRNYRNSRYGNSRDDDPWDNDYFL, from the coding sequence ATGGGGCAAATAGTTGGAATTGATTTAGGTACTACTAACTCTGTTGTTGGAGTTATAGAGGCTGGCCGTCCGATTGTTATTGCAAATTCTGAAGGATCTAGAACTACACCTTCAATAATTGGTTTTACAAAGGATAAAGAAATAGTAATAGGTGACCAAGCAAGAAGACAACTTGTTTTAAATCCAAAAAATACCTTTTATAACTTAAAGAGATTTATTGGTAGCGAATGGGACGAATTGGATGATACAAGTATTTCTGTTCCTTATAATGTAAAAGCTAATGATACTGGGAGTGTTAGGGTTCTTAGTCCAAATACAGAAAGAGAGTATGCTCCTGAAGAGTTAGTCAGCTCATTAATTAGAAAATTAATAAATGATGCTGAAACATATCTTGGAGATACTGTTGATTCCGCTGTAATTACTGTCCCTGCCTATTTTAATGAATCTCAAAGACAAGCTACAAAGGATTCAGCAATATTGGCTGGTATCAAAGTTGATAGAATTCTAAATGAACCTACTGCTGCTGCACTAGCTTATGGCTTTGAAAAAAGTTCCTCAAATAATGTTCTTGTTTTTGATTTAGGGGGAGGAACATTTGATGTTTCATTATTAAAAATTTCCAATGGTGTATTTGATGTTAAAGCTACTTGTGGAGATACCCAACTTGGAGGAAACAATTTTGACACAAAAATAGTAGATTGGCTTGCTGAAAAATTTCTTGCTATGCATGATATTGATCTAAGAAGAGACCGACAAGCATTGCAGAGATTAACTGAGGCTGCTGAAAAAGCTAAATGTGAATTATCAGGATTATTAAAAACAAAAATATCATTACCTTTTATTACCACTACTAAAGAGGGTCCACTACATATTGAAGAGATCTTAGATAGAAAAATATTTGAATCATTATCTCAAGATCTTTTAGATAGATTATTAGAGCCTGTACAAATCGCCTTAGAAGATTCCGGATGGAACGCAGAAGATATAGATGAGGTGGTTCTTGTAGGGGGCAGTACTAGAATCCCTATGGTTCAACAATTAGTCAAGACTCTTGTTCCTAACGATCCTTGTCAATCAGTAAATCCAGACGAAGTCGTAGCAATTGGAGCCGCAATACAATCCGGAATAATTAGTGGTGATTTGCAAGATCTATTGCTTAATGACGTTACTCCTTTATCTTTAGGTTTAGAAACTATTGGAGGTCTTATGAAGGTACTTATACCTCGTAATACACCAATACCAGTAAGACAATCTGATGTTTTTAGTACATCAGAAGCTAATCAATCTTCTGTTGTTGTTCAGGTAAGGCAAGGTGAAAGGCCATTAGCTTCTGAAAATAAATCACTTGGTAAATTTAGATTATCAGGTATTCCACCAGCGCCAAGAGGCATACCACAGGTTCAAGTGGCATTTGATATCGATGCTAATGGTCTTCTTGAAGTTAGTGCAACTGATAGAACAACTGGAAGAAAGCAAACAGTTTCAATTTCTGGAGGTTCTAATTTAAATGAACAAGAGATAAATTCTATAATTGAAGAAGCAAAATCAAAGGCTAATGATGATAGAAAGAAGAGATCTGTCATTGATAGAAAAAATAGTGCTTTAACTCTTATTGCGCAAGCTGAGAGAAGGCTTAGAGATGCCTCTTTAGAGTTTGGACCTTATGGAGCCGAAAGACAACAAAGAGCTGTTGAACAAGCCATACAAGATGTTGAGGATTATATGAATGATGATGATCCTCAAGAATTAGAAATTTCAGTAAGTGCTCTCCAAGAAGCTTTATTTGGTTTAAACAGAAAATTCGCATCAGAAAGGAAAAATGATAATAATCCTTTACAAAGTATTAAAAATACATTTGGATCATTAAAGGATGAACTTTTTTCAGATGAATATTGGGATGATGATCCTTGGGATAATCAAATGAATAGAAATTATAGAAATTCGAGGTATGGTAATTCTAGGGACGATGATCCATGGGACAATGACTACTTCCTCTAA
- a CDS encoding DUF3110 domain-containing protein, with protein MNIFVLLYNSGTDKEGIHSIELKGRTIVLMFEDKDDATRYCGLLEAQDFPLPTVEMINIEEIKDFCIKLDYECKLVEKNFVPKTAEDRLLISPPQKNLEVENWEKDKNSKKDNIDINTIKDNLEKLL; from the coding sequence ATGAACATATTTGTTCTTTTATATAATTCAGGAACAGATAAGGAAGGAATTCATTCAATCGAGCTTAAAGGAAGGACCATTGTTCTTATGTTTGAAGATAAGGATGATGCAACAAGATATTGTGGTCTACTAGAAGCTCAAGATTTTCCATTGCCAACAGTTGAAATGATCAACATAGAGGAAATAAAAGATTTCTGTATTAAATTAGATTATGAATGCAAATTAGTAGAAAAAAATTTTGTACCTAAAACAGCAGAAGATAGGTTATTAATTTCTCCGCCTCAGAAAAACCTAGAAGTTGAAAATTGGGAGAAAGACAAAAATAGTAAAAAAGATAACATTGATATAAATACCATTAAAGATAACCTTGAAAAGTTACTTTAG
- a CDS encoding 2Fe-2S iron-sulfur cluster-binding protein has translation MNKTFTVTIKNIETGKVYKEQVNSDEYILNEFEKKGFKLPFSCRNGCCTSCAVKIKSGNLHQPEAMGVSQAVKDKGYALLCVAKATSDLEVETTYEDEVYDLQFGQYFGRGNTRVAPPWEFEED, from the coding sequence TTGAATAAGACTTTTACAGTCACTATAAAAAATATAGAAACCGGAAAGGTATACAAAGAGCAGGTTAATTCTGATGAATATATTCTTAATGAATTTGAAAAGAAAGGTTTTAAGCTCCCATTTTCATGTAGAAATGGTTGCTGTACAAGTTGTGCAGTTAAAATAAAGTCTGGTAACCTGCATCAACCTGAAGCTATGGGCGTATCTCAAGCCGTAAAAGACAAAGGTTATGCTCTTCTTTGTGTCGCTAAAGCAACTTCAGATCTAGAGGTTGAAACTACTTACGAAGATGAAGTTTACGATTTACAATTTGGACAATATTTTGGGAGAGGAAATACAAGAGTTGCCCCACCTTGGGAATTTGAGGAAGATTAA
- a CDS encoding peptidylprolyl isomerase → MTTALFETEVGNINIEFFSDDAPNTVKNFTKLIGDGFYDGLTFHRVIPGFMAQGGCPNTRDGVSGIPGTGGPGYNIKCEINSNKHLKGSLSMAHAGKDTGGSQFFIVYEPQPHLDGVHTVFGRTDDMDVVLKLTNGSKIIKATLK, encoded by the coding sequence ATGACAACTGCATTATTTGAGACAGAAGTTGGAAACATTAATATTGAATTTTTCTCTGACGATGCACCTAATACAGTTAAAAACTTCACTAAGTTGATTGGTGATGGTTTTTATGATGGTCTAACATTTCATAGAGTTATTCCTGGATTTATGGCTCAGGGTGGATGTCCAAATACTCGTGATGGAGTATCTGGGATTCCTGGAACTGGAGGCCCTGGATATAATATTAAATGTGAAATCAATTCCAATAAGCATCTTAAAGGTTCACTTTCTATGGCTCATGCAGGAAAAGATACAGGTGGTAGTCAATTTTTTATAGTTTATGAACCACAGCCTCATCTCGATGGAGTTCATACTGTTTTTGGTAGGACAGATGATATGGATGTAGTGTTAAAGCTTACTAATGGTTCAAAAATTATTAAAGCGACCCTAAAGTAG
- a CDS encoding DnaJ C-terminal domain-containing protein, which yields MVILGTMIHGTMTTSSKKDYLSILGLSHDFDDIELKKAFRREARKWHPDLNKNDLNAEERFKLINQAYEYLRDPKKRNYSSDENINDDFENIKFKTGFPDFQDYLDSLFGYEYSPKNFDEYDYESLEDESIKTNNDEFNNYQYPATSPEEPPPVKLHQDIETVIELTPDEALNGASILIELEDETVVEVDTPPFAGDGWRLRLENIARGGKDHYLQLKVQTESGLRIDGLRVLYKLELFPHDALLGCAVEVPTLDGNVTLQVPPKSSTGRMLRLKGRGLTFDDNVGDQYVEILVVIPADINDEEIALYTRLQELSLSDS from the coding sequence ATGGTAATTCTAGGGACGATGATCCATGGGACAATGACTACTTCCTCTAAAAAAGACTATTTGTCGATTTTGGGTTTATCCCATGATTTCGATGATATTGAACTTAAAAAGGCCTTTCGAAGAGAAGCAAGAAAGTGGCATCCCGATTTAAATAAAAATGATCTTAATGCAGAAGAAAGGTTTAAATTAATTAATCAAGCTTACGAATACTTACGCGATCCTAAAAAAAGGAATTATAGTTCGGATGAAAATATCAATGATGATTTCGAAAATATTAAATTCAAGACAGGATTTCCTGATTTTCAAGATTATCTTGATTCATTATTTGGATATGAATACTCTCCAAAGAATTTCGATGAATATGATTATGAATCATTAGAGGATGAATCGATAAAAACAAATAATGATGAATTTAACAATTATCAATACCCTGCTACCTCTCCAGAAGAACCGCCTCCAGTTAAACTCCACCAAGATATTGAAACAGTTATTGAATTAACTCCTGATGAGGCCTTAAATGGAGCTTCAATTTTAATTGAGCTTGAAGATGAAACTGTAGTAGAAGTTGATACACCTCCATTCGCTGGAGATGGATGGCGATTAAGACTTGAAAATATAGCAAGAGGAGGTAAGGATCATTATCTACAATTAAAAGTTCAAACGGAAAGTGGCTTAAGAATAGATGGTTTAAGAGTTCTTTATAAATTAGAATTATTTCCTCATGATGCTCTTCTTGGTTGTGCTGTAGAGGTTCCTACTCTTGATGGGAATGTCACACTTCAAGTACCTCCAAAATCATCTACAGGAAGAATGTTACGTTTGAAAGGTAGAGGTTTAACTTTCGACGATAATGTAGGTGATCAATATGTTGAAATCTTGGTTGTGATACCTGCTGATATTAATGATGAAGAAATTGCTTTATATACAAGATTACAAGAATTATCACTTTCTGATTCTTAA